A single genomic interval of uncultured Desulfobulbus sp. harbors:
- the rho gene encoding transcription termination factor Rho — protein MNPTELKNKKIKELVSLAASLNIEGYSNMTKQELIFAILKEQADEDGKLRGSGVLEILQDGFGFLRAPDYNYLPGPDDIYVSPSQIRRLNLRTGDSIEGEVRAPKDNERYFALLKVDTINYEPPEAAKNKTAFINLTPLHPDELINLETTPDNLSMRVLNITAPLGKGQRGLIVAPPRTGKTVLMQKIANSIVANHKEVILIVLLIDERPEEVTDMKRSVNAEVVSSTFDEPPQRHIQVAEMVIQKAQRLVEHKKDVVILLDSITRLARAYNTVTPASGKILSGGVEANALHRPKRFFGAARNVEEGGSLTILATALIDTGSRMDEVIFEEFKGTGNMEIVLDRKMANRRIYPAIDIQKSGTRKEDLLLPPDDLNRIWILRKLLSSMNPADAMEFLLDKMGQTKNNQEFFASMNR, from the coding sequence ATGAATCCAACTGAGTTAAAAAACAAGAAAATTAAAGAACTCGTTAGCCTTGCTGCCTCCCTCAATATTGAAGGGTACAGCAACATGACCAAGCAGGAACTGATTTTTGCCATACTCAAAGAGCAGGCTGACGAGGACGGCAAGCTGCGTGGCAGCGGCGTGCTTGAGATACTCCAGGATGGATTCGGTTTTCTCCGTGCCCCGGATTACAACTACCTTCCCGGCCCGGATGACATCTATGTCTCTCCCTCGCAGATTCGTCGGCTGAATTTGCGCACCGGCGACAGCATCGAGGGGGAGGTGCGGGCACCCAAGGACAACGAGCGCTATTTTGCCCTGCTCAAGGTTGATACCATCAACTACGAGCCGCCCGAAGCCGCCAAAAACAAGACCGCGTTCATTAACCTGACTCCGCTCCATCCCGATGAGTTGATCAATCTGGAGACGACTCCGGACAACCTGTCGATGCGGGTGCTCAACATTACCGCTCCCTTGGGCAAGGGGCAGCGCGGCCTGATCGTTGCACCGCCCCGAACCGGTAAAACGGTGTTGATGCAAAAGATCGCCAACTCGATCGTTGCCAATCATAAAGAGGTGATCCTCATCGTGCTGCTCATCGACGAGCGTCCTGAAGAGGTTACGGATATGAAGCGCAGCGTCAACGCCGAGGTGGTCAGCTCCACCTTCGACGAGCCGCCCCAGCGTCATATTCAGGTGGCGGAGATGGTTATCCAAAAGGCCCAGCGTCTGGTCGAGCATAAAAAGGATGTGGTCATTCTCCTTGACTCCATCACCCGTCTTGCCCGTGCCTACAACACCGTGACCCCGGCATCGGGCAAAATCCTCTCCGGTGGTGTGGAGGCAAACGCCCTCCATCGTCCCAAACGATTCTTCGGCGCTGCACGTAACGTGGAAGAGGGGGGAAGTCTCACCATCCTCGCCACCGCCCTGATTGACACCGGCAGTCGCATGGATGAGGTTATCTTTGAAGAGTTCAAGGGAACCGGTAATATGGAAATCGTCCTTGATCGCAAGATGGCCAACCGTCGTATCTACCCTGCCATTGATATTCAAAAGTCCGGAACTCGGAAGGAGGACCTGCTGCTTCCTCCCGACGATCTCAACCGTATCTGGATTCTGCGTAAGTTGCTCTCCTCGATGAACCCTGCCGATGCCATGGAATTCCTGTTGGACAAAATGGGCCAAACCAAGAACAATCAGGAATTTTTTGCGTCCATGAATCGCTGA
- a CDS encoding sigma-54 dependent transcriptional regulator: MSSILVVDDELSMREFLRILLTKEGHQVTLAGEGKSALQLAQQQSFDLVISDIRMPGMSGLELLAQLKEVQPDIGVIMITAFASPDDAVTAMKGGAFDYITKPFNLDEIKRVVRAVLKKRPQAENGCTEGFPEIIGQSPEMMKIFDLISKIAPTPANVLIYGESGTGKELVAKAIHNRSQVAKNPFVPITCSAIPESLLESELFGHVKGSFTGAIADKAGLFQQADGGTAFLDEIGELTPIIQTKLLRVLQEREFMPVGSPKTRQVNVRIIAATNRILEDEIISGKFREDLYYRLAVVPIRVPPLRERIGDVPLLVEHFLKKYSTLLGKEVQTMSSYGMEVLMQYDFPGNVRELENIIERGVALETSNIILPENLVLSLHRRGKSAPSEQSENAPLFVAAHSEEELFDQGLEEILQKVEKEMICHALAKAGNSKMRAAELLKLSFRSLRYKTKKHGID; the protein is encoded by the coding sequence ATGTCTTCCATCCTCGTTGTCGACGACGAACTGAGCATGCGTGAATTTCTGCGGATTCTTCTTACCAAGGAAGGACACCAGGTCACGCTGGCCGGTGAGGGCAAGTCGGCTCTGCAGCTCGCTCAACAACAATCATTTGATTTGGTGATTTCCGATATCCGCATGCCCGGCATGAGCGGGCTTGAACTGCTGGCGCAACTCAAGGAGGTCCAGCCCGACATCGGTGTGATCATGATCACCGCCTTTGCCTCACCCGACGATGCGGTCACCGCCATGAAGGGAGGTGCCTTTGATTACATCACCAAACCGTTCAACCTGGATGAAATCAAACGGGTGGTGCGGGCGGTTCTCAAAAAACGGCCGCAGGCTGAAAACGGGTGCACCGAAGGTTTTCCGGAAATCATCGGCCAAAGCCCGGAGATGATGAAGATCTTCGACCTGATCAGCAAAATTGCACCGACTCCCGCCAACGTCCTCATTTACGGAGAATCCGGCACAGGCAAGGAATTGGTGGCCAAGGCCATTCACAACCGCTCCCAGGTGGCGAAGAACCCCTTTGTGCCCATCACTTGCAGCGCCATACCGGAAAGCCTGCTTGAAAGCGAGCTGTTCGGCCACGTCAAGGGCTCGTTCACCGGGGCCATTGCCGATAAGGCTGGCCTGTTCCAGCAGGCCGACGGAGGGACCGCCTTTCTTGACGAAATTGGCGAACTGACGCCCATCATTCAGACCAAACTCTTGCGGGTGCTTCAGGAGCGGGAATTCATGCCCGTAGGCTCGCCCAAGACCCGCCAGGTCAATGTACGGATCATCGCCGCCACCAACCGCATCCTTGAAGACGAGATCATCTCGGGAAAATTCCGTGAAGATCTCTATTACCGTTTGGCGGTGGTGCCCATTCGCGTGCCGCCCCTGCGGGAACGAATCGGCGACGTACCTCTCTTGGTCGAGCATTTTCTCAAGAAATACTCGACCCTTTTGGGCAAGGAAGTGCAGACCATGAGTTCCTACGGTATGGAAGTCCTGATGCAGTACGATTTCCCCGGCAACGTGCGGGAGCTTGAAAACATCATCGAGCGCGGCGTTGCCCTGGAAACCTCCAACATCATTCTCCCGGAAAACCTGGTGCTCTCCCTGCATCGTCGGGGAAAAAGCGCGCCAAGCGAGCAGTCCGAAAACGCGCCACTTTTTGTCGCGGCGCACAGTGAGGAGGAACTCTTCGACCAGGGCCTTGAAGAAATCCTGCAAAAGGTCGAAAAAGAAATGATTTGCCATGCACTTGCCAAGGCCGGCAACTCAAAAATGCGTGCAGCGGAACTCTTGAAGCTCAGCTTTCGCAGCCTGCGTTACAAGACAAAAAAACACGGCATCGATTAA
- a CDS encoding ATP-binding protein, which produces MFRSILRIFAPVTSSEQEVRRHILWWMAIRIILFTLLLSLAAYFRDKGPASILPPLELTSLFLLGIYLFSILSALVMPKIGWSARRFGVAQLLFDLVCNALLVYGTGCSQSDFIALMILPVITGGLVLYRIGALFLAASSTLLLGGVFFMEQLGIIPTYFLETAYKLPANALVSANLFAIYGLIFFLAALLSGHLARRLRVIEERLDRTSREYDRLSSLYKQIFDDISTGIITTDSLDFITSFNQAAERITGLARENILGQPFIRLFPELRLHERQGRSVSDYTRQDGMAIRLGYSFSYLNMPDEMRNEESWTRGKVITLQDISQIERMENQVREAEKMAAIGELSASIAHDFRNPLAAISGSAQILALEQDPLHNLDEATFKTLLGIILRESNRMAKTITDFLQYARPATIHSEWFNLSRVVEEIVQRFQTGPQIVAAGRIHNEMDQHLACWADRQQVQTALTHLLENACNAVESTNGGITVVADERENGLLQLEIRDEGVGIEKEIRSKVLTPFFSTRADGTGLGLAIVHQIVENHQGTLEIIDNQPSGCIIRLNLPQPSTP; this is translated from the coding sequence ATGTTTCGCTCTATTCTCCGGATTTTTGCGCCGGTCACCAGCAGTGAGCAGGAGGTTCGCAGGCATATCCTGTGGTGGATGGCCATCCGTATCATCCTTTTCACCCTGCTGCTCAGTCTTGCGGCCTATTTTCGCGATAAAGGCCCAGCCTCGATTCTCCCCCCATTGGAACTGACCTCCCTGTTTTTGTTGGGCATTTACCTCTTTTCCATCCTCTCTGCCCTGGTCATGCCCAAAATCGGCTGGTCCGCGCGGCGATTCGGGGTAGCCCAGCTGCTCTTTGATCTCGTCTGCAATGCACTGTTGGTCTATGGCACCGGTTGCAGTCAATCCGATTTTATCGCCCTGATGATCTTGCCGGTCATCACCGGCGGCCTTGTTCTCTACCGCATCGGCGCCCTGTTCCTCGCCGCCTCCTCCACCCTGCTGCTCGGCGGTGTTTTTTTTATGGAACAACTGGGAATCATTCCCACCTACTTCCTGGAAACCGCCTATAAACTGCCGGCCAATGCCCTGGTCAGCGCCAACCTGTTTGCCATCTATGGGCTCATTTTCTTCCTTGCGGCCCTGCTCAGCGGACACCTGGCCAGGCGGTTGCGCGTCATCGAAGAAAGGCTCGACCGCACCTCACGCGAATACGACCGTCTCTCGAGTCTCTACAAGCAGATCTTCGACGACATCTCCACCGGCATAATCACCACCGATTCCCTTGATTTCATCACCTCCTTCAATCAGGCCGCGGAACGGATCACCGGCCTGGCTAGGGAGAACATTCTCGGCCAGCCGTTTATTCGCCTTTTCCCCGAGCTCCGGCTGCATGAACGACAGGGCCGCAGCGTGAGCGACTATACGAGGCAGGATGGGATGGCGATACGCCTGGGCTATTCCTTCAGCTACCTGAATATGCCCGATGAGATGAGAAACGAGGAATCCTGGACCAGGGGCAAAGTGATTACCCTGCAGGATATCAGCCAGATAGAACGGATGGAAAATCAGGTGCGGGAGGCGGAAAAGATGGCGGCGATAGGCGAGTTGAGCGCTTCGATCGCCCATGACTTCCGCAATCCTCTGGCGGCCATTTCCGGTTCGGCGCAGATCCTGGCCCTGGAGCAGGACCCTCTGCACAACCTGGATGAGGCGACCTTCAAGACGCTGCTCGGGATTATTTTGCGGGAATCAAACCGCATGGCGAAAACCATCACCGACTTTCTCCAGTACGCACGACCGGCGACCATCCACAGTGAATGGTTCAACCTCTCGCGAGTGGTGGAAGAGATCGTGCAGCGATTTCAGACCGGGCCGCAGATCGTTGCAGCCGGTCGAATCCACAACGAGATGGACCAGCACCTTGCCTGCTGGGCCGATCGGCAGCAGGTGCAGACCGCACTCACCCACCTGCTGGAAAATGCCTGCAACGCGGTGGAATCGACCAACGGCGGTATCACCGTAGTGGCCGACGAGAGAGAAAACGGCCTGCTTCAGCTTGAAATTAGGGATGAAGGGGTGGGGATCGAAAAGGAGATACGGAGCAAGGTCCTCACCCCGTTTTTTTCGACCCGTGCGGACGGAACCGGGCTCGGACTGGCAATCGTGCACCAGATCGTCGAGAACCACCAAGGCACCCTGGAAATCATCGACAATCAACCTAGCGGCTGCATCATCCGCCTGAACCTACCCCAGCCTTCTACTCCTTGA
- the prmC gene encoding peptide chain release factor N(5)-glutamine methyltransferase, translated as MAPSPKSIAGLLQSAAAQLTEVALEDADLEARLLLQFVTTFDRTQLVLRSTEELAESVITRYQSLIDQRCQRIPLQHLTGLQEFWSLELIVSPAVLIPRPETEFLVEQVLEAMPRDHDQLVLDMCTGSGAIALVLARELGCRVVAVDLSLDALAIAQGNRGKYQLQAQVDLVQSDLFAGLHPASRFDCIVSNPPYIVEAEIDGLDPEVARFEPRMALSGGENGLDCIGRIIDAAPDFLQPGGWLFMEIGADQKAAVERLLRASRGPFEQIEVLADYAGRPRVARGRLGKRR; from the coding sequence GTGGCACCAAGCCCGAAGAGCATTGCAGGCCTCCTTCAGTCGGCAGCGGCGCAGCTCACCGAGGTCGCCCTCGAGGATGCCGATCTGGAAGCCCGCCTGCTGCTGCAGTTTGTTACCACCTTCGATCGAACCCAGCTGGTGCTGCGATCCACCGAGGAGCTTGCAGAGAGCGTCATTACTCGCTATCAATCTTTGATCGATCAACGATGCCAGCGAATCCCCCTGCAACATCTCACCGGTCTGCAGGAGTTTTGGTCTCTAGAGCTGATCGTCTCACCGGCGGTGCTCATCCCGAGGCCGGAGACCGAATTTCTCGTCGAGCAGGTTCTGGAAGCCATGCCCCGTGATCACGATCAGCTGGTGCTTGATATGTGTACCGGAAGCGGCGCGATCGCCCTGGTGCTCGCCCGGGAACTGGGCTGTCGGGTCGTTGCGGTCGATCTCTCCCTCGATGCCCTGGCCATTGCCCAGGGCAATCGCGGCAAGTACCAGCTGCAGGCTCAGGTCGATCTCGTCCAAAGCGATCTCTTTGCCGGGTTGCATCCAGCATCCAGGTTCGACTGCATTGTCTCCAACCCGCCCTACATCGTCGAGGCAGAGATCGACGGCCTTGATCCGGAGGTAGCCCGGTTCGAGCCGCGAATGGCCCTTTCCGGTGGGGAAAACGGTCTGGACTGCATTGGCCGAATCATCGATGCGGCGCCTGATTTCCTTCAACCAGGCGGTTGGCTGTTCATGGAGATCGGTGCGGATCAGAAGGCTGCTGTTGAGCGTCTTTTGCGCGCCTCCCGAGGCCCTTTTGAGCAGATTGAGGTGCTCGCGGATTATGCAGGTCGGCCCAGAGTCGCCCGCGGCAGATTGGGCAAACGACGCTAA
- the rpmE gene encoding 50S ribosomal protein L31: protein MKANTHPEYHKIKAVCACGNEIELGSVNSEMHVEICSACHPFFTGKQKLIDTAGRIEKFKKKYAGYQANKKK, encoded by the coding sequence ATGAAAGCCAATACCCATCCAGAATACCATAAAATCAAAGCTGTCTGCGCTTGCGGCAACGAAATCGAGCTGGGGTCAGTGAACAGCGAGATGCATGTGGAGATTTGCTCCGCCTGTCATCCTTTTTTCACCGGTAAGCAGAAGCTGATTGATACCGCAGGTCGTATCGAGAAGTTCAAAAAGAAATATGCCGGCTATCAGGCCAACAAGAAAAAATAA
- the coaE gene encoding dephospho-CoA kinase (Dephospho-CoA kinase (CoaE) performs the final step in coenzyme A biosynthesis.) codes for MPPFVLGITGGIGSGKSCVSRLLASYCLVPLIDVDRCCRNLLDQGQPGWVALTEHFGDTYLLPDQGIDRVKLRNRLFADASFRGRIDGLLHPLAQTAMEREVARLVTPLVFVEIPLLFEAGWQDDVDAVLVVFARRGRQCCRIMQRDGVSRKQASQAIASQMDLGEKARRADYCIDNSGNWSKTRVEVIGLGDALCERFPGIF; via the coding sequence ATGCCCCCCTTTGTGTTAGGCATCACCGGCGGAATCGGCTCGGGCAAGAGTTGCGTGAGTCGGCTTTTGGCAAGCTATTGTCTGGTGCCGTTGATAGATGTCGACCGGTGTTGCCGAAACTTGCTCGATCAAGGGCAACCCGGGTGGGTCGCGCTTACCGAACACTTCGGAGACACCTACCTGCTGCCGGACCAGGGTATTGATCGGGTGAAACTGCGCAACCGCCTGTTTGCCGATGCATCCTTTCGCGGCAGAATCGACGGTCTGCTCCATCCGCTCGCGCAGACGGCCATGGAACGGGAGGTCGCCCGGCTGGTGACGCCGCTTGTCTTTGTTGAGATCCCCCTCCTGTTCGAGGCCGGATGGCAGGATGACGTCGATGCGGTCCTGGTGGTCTTTGCCAGGCGTGGCCGGCAATGTTGCCGCATAATGCAACGTGACGGCGTCTCCCGAAAACAGGCCTCCCAGGCCATAGCCTCGCAAATGGATTTGGGGGAAAAGGCGCGGCGTGCTGATTACTGTATCGACAACAGCGGGAACTGGAGCAAAACCCGGGTAGAGGTTATTGGCCTTGGAGACGCGCTCTGCGAACGGTTTCCCGGGATTTTTTAA
- the murA gene encoding UDP-N-acetylglucosamine 1-carboxyvinyltransferase yields MDKLLINGGVPLYGTVGISGAKNAALPLLAATLLAPGEHILHNVPDLRDTRTMLKLLEILGVQWERSGKTVRINSDHLTGVEAPYELVKTMRASVLVLGPLLARSGFARVSLPGGCAIGARPINYHLKGFEKLGVTTNLEQGYVEAVVEGRMQGATVYFDIPSVTGTENVLMASVVADGETVIENAAREPEVGNLVDMLVAMGAEIEGKDSDRLLIHGVPRLYATESTIIPDRIETGTYMIAVAATGGSVTIIDCNPSHLSALTEKLLLCGVNIEETDDSLTISCPEIDGRSLCRLHSVDITTLPYPGFPTDLQAQFMALMVQGDGTSIIHETIFENRFMHVAELKRLGANIAIEGSRAIVRGIGRDKLCGAPVMATDLRASASLVIAGLSASGRTEISRIYHLERGYEDMAHKLGGLGARVEKVKE; encoded by the coding sequence ATGGATAAATTACTCATAAACGGCGGGGTTCCTCTCTACGGAACCGTCGGCATCAGCGGTGCGAAAAATGCGGCTTTGCCCCTGTTGGCAGCAACCCTCCTTGCTCCCGGCGAGCATATACTGCACAACGTTCCCGACCTTCGCGACACCCGGACCATGCTCAAACTGCTCGAGATCCTCGGAGTGCAGTGGGAGCGTAGCGGCAAGACCGTTCGCATCAACTCGGATCATCTTACCGGGGTGGAAGCCCCCTATGAACTGGTGAAGACCATGCGCGCCTCGGTACTTGTGCTCGGCCCGCTGCTGGCCCGATCCGGCTTTGCCCGGGTCTCCTTGCCCGGCGGGTGTGCCATCGGTGCCCGGCCGATCAACTATCATCTCAAGGGCTTTGAAAAACTGGGGGTGACCACCAACCTGGAACAGGGATATGTCGAGGCTGTCGTCGAGGGACGAATGCAGGGGGCAACGGTCTATTTTGATATTCCCTCGGTCACGGGGACGGAGAATGTGCTGATGGCCTCGGTCGTTGCCGATGGGGAGACCGTCATCGAAAACGCGGCCCGTGAACCCGAAGTCGGCAATCTGGTGGACATGCTGGTTGCCATGGGCGCGGAGATCGAAGGCAAGGACAGCGATCGTCTGTTGATCCACGGCGTGCCCCGCCTTTACGCGACCGAATCGACCATCATCCCCGATCGCATTGAAACCGGGACCTATATGATCGCAGTGGCCGCCACCGGCGGATCGGTCACCATCATCGACTGTAACCCGTCGCATCTCTCTGCGCTCACCGAAAAACTGCTGCTGTGCGGAGTCAACATCGAAGAGACCGATGACAGTCTGACCATATCCTGTCCGGAAATTGACGGCAGAAGCCTCTGCCGGCTGCACAGTGTCGATATCACCACCCTGCCGTATCCCGGTTTCCCCACCGATCTGCAGGCCCAGTTCATGGCGTTGATGGTCCAGGGTGACGGCACCTCCATTATTCACGAGACCATCTTTGAAAACCGCTTCATGCATGTGGCCGAGTTAAAACGGCTGGGGGCGAATATAGCCATCGAAGGATCCCGGGCAATTGTCCGGGGTATTGGCCGCGATAAACTCTGCGGCGCGCCAGTGATGGCCACCGATCTTCGGGCCTCAGCCTCCCTGGTGATTGCCGGCCTGTCCGCTTCTGGACGGACCGAAATTTCCCGCATCTATCACCTTGAGCGGGGCTATGAAGATATGGCCCATAAGCTGGGGGGACTGGGCGCCAGGGTGGAGAAGGTCAAGGAGTAG
- the prfA gene encoding peptide chain release factor 1, with amino-acid sequence MFENLRDIDEKLSALERQLSDPQLVGNQEKYRQVVREHANVAKIAELYSAYRDVQQQMLDNQELIRSEEEDELIELAKADLEELADKEGELEKEIRVRLLPKDPNDEKNIFLEIRAGTGGDEAALFVADLFRMYSRYAETQGWKVEVMSSNPIGIGGFKEIIALISGHQVYSRLKFESGVHRVQRVPDTETQGRIHTSAVTVAIIPEAEEVDLHIEPNELKFDVYRSSGPGGQSVNTTDSAVRVTHLPTGLVVTCQDEKSQHKNKAKALQVLRARLLDQMEQERHDRISEDRKSQVGSGDRSERIRTYNFPQGRVTDHRINLTIYRLDNVIAGMLDEVIEPLINHFQTEALKAGN; translated from the coding sequence ATGTTTGAAAATCTTCGTGACATTGATGAGAAGCTGAGTGCACTTGAGCGGCAACTCTCCGATCCCCAGCTTGTTGGCAATCAGGAGAAATATCGTCAGGTCGTGCGCGAGCATGCCAATGTAGCCAAAATCGCCGAGCTCTACAGCGCCTACCGCGACGTTCAGCAGCAAATGCTCGACAATCAGGAACTCATCCGCAGCGAAGAGGAGGATGAATTGATCGAGCTGGCAAAGGCGGACCTTGAGGAGCTCGCCGACAAGGAAGGAGAACTGGAAAAAGAGATTCGGGTGCGGCTGCTGCCCAAGGATCCCAACGACGAAAAAAACATCTTTCTTGAGATCAGGGCCGGCACCGGCGGTGACGAGGCGGCGCTGTTCGTCGCCGACCTGTTTCGCATGTACAGCCGATATGCCGAGACCCAAGGATGGAAAGTTGAGGTTATGAGTTCCAATCCCATTGGTATCGGCGGCTTCAAGGAGATCATCGCCCTCATCAGCGGTCACCAGGTCTACTCGCGCTTGAAGTTTGAATCAGGGGTTCACCGGGTGCAGCGGGTGCCCGATACGGAAACCCAGGGCCGCATTCACACCTCGGCCGTTACCGTTGCCATCATTCCGGAAGCGGAAGAGGTGGACCTGCACATCGAGCCCAACGAGCTGAAGTTCGATGTATACCGTTCCTCCGGCCCCGGTGGTCAATCGGTCAACACGACGGACTCGGCCGTACGGGTAACCCACCTGCCCACCGGCCTGGTGGTGACCTGTCAGGACGAAAAATCCCAGCACAAGAACAAGGCCAAAGCCCTGCAGGTGCTGCGTGCGCGACTGCTTGATCAGATGGAGCAGGAGCGGCACGATCGCATCTCCGAGGACCGGAAGAGTCAGGTCGGCTCCGGTGATCGGAGCGAGAGGATTCGCACCTACAATTTTCCCCAGGGGCGGGTGACCGACCATCGGATCAATCTGACCATCTACCGCCTCGACAATGTGATAGCGGGCATGCTCGATGAGGTCATTGAGCCTCTCATCAATCATTTCCAGACAGAAGCGTTAAAAGCAGGCAACTGA
- a CDS encoding RluA family pseudouridine synthase, which yields MTALPASPCTFNGPQSEEEQVISHLVPAETAGLRLDHFLTRHFPEHSRSSLNKLIVAGDVLVNEQAMKAGYRLREGDTVYVRIPELKEDPLVPEKIEFPVLFEDESLLVLSKPPGLVVHPACGHSAGTLVHGLLHHCSDLPAVDGGRPGIVHRLDKDTSGVMLVAKSESALRTLMADFKDRRIRKTYHALLLRTPREDQGRIVQPLGRHPVDRKKMAVRPADGKYAATNWKIVDHFANGWCLAEIGIETGRTHQIRVHMASIMAPVLGDVLYGGAVRGDGPHLPERQMLHASTLRFTHPLKGDEMCITAPLWPDMGQLIDSLREPCHG from the coding sequence ATGACCGCATTGCCGGCATCGCCTTGCACATTCAATGGGCCGCAATCGGAAGAAGAGCAGGTCATATCGCATTTGGTTCCAGCCGAAACGGCCGGGCTCAGGCTTGATCATTTTCTGACCCGGCACTTTCCTGAGCATTCCCGCTCATCACTGAACAAACTCATCGTGGCCGGCGACGTGCTGGTGAATGAACAGGCCATGAAGGCCGGATATCGTCTCCGCGAAGGTGATACGGTGTACGTTCGGATTCCGGAGCTCAAAGAAGATCCCCTTGTTCCGGAAAAAATTGAATTTCCTGTGTTGTTTGAAGACGAGTCTCTCCTTGTCCTCAGCAAGCCTCCGGGATTGGTTGTGCATCCGGCCTGTGGTCACTCGGCGGGTACGTTGGTACACGGGCTTTTGCACCACTGCAGCGATCTCCCCGCTGTGGATGGTGGGCGGCCGGGGATCGTGCACCGACTGGACAAAGACACCTCCGGGGTCATGCTGGTTGCCAAGAGCGAAAGTGCCCTGCGGACCCTGATGGCCGATTTCAAGGATCGCCGTATTCGCAAGACGTACCACGCCCTTTTGTTGCGGACGCCCCGAGAGGATCAGGGGCGGATTGTGCAACCCCTCGGCCGTCACCCGGTGGATCGCAAAAAGATGGCTGTACGGCCCGCTGACGGCAAATATGCCGCAACCAACTGGAAGATTGTCGACCATTTTGCCAATGGCTGGTGCCTGGCGGAGATCGGGATCGAAACCGGACGAACCCACCAGATTCGGGTGCATATGGCCTCGATAATGGCGCCGGTGTTGGGAGATGTCCTTTACGGTGGTGCTGTCAGGGGAGACGGTCCGCATCTACCAGAGCGGCAGATGCTGCATGCCAGCACCCTGCGTTTTACCCACCCCCTCAAAGGGGATGAGATGTGCATCACCGCTCCGTTGTGGCCGGACATGGGCCAGTTGATCGATAGTCTGCGCGAACCTTGTCATGGCTAA